The window ATGAGGTTCTCGATCAGCTCCTCTGTCTAAGCTTATTAGTTCTAAGGTCCGTAGAAATATACCACCGAACACACGTTTGTAAACCTCCCTTGCCGAAGGGTTACGCGATCGAGGGGTCAGGTCTTGCAATGCAACAGCCCCCGAGGGGTCAGGTCTGACGCCGCCGCCGCGGCAGCTTCAGGCCGCGGCGGGTGCGGCGGCCGCGCGCTCGCACCAGGTGCGCGGCTGCGACAGCTCGCGGGGGCCGGGAAGCAGCTCGGGCGACTCCCAGACGCGGTTCAGAAGGTCCAAGCCGCCGGCCTCGACCACCTCGTCGCAGAAGCGGCGGCCCAGCTCGTACTGGCGCATCTTCATGTCGAGGCCGAGCAGGCGCCAGAGCACGCGCTCGGGCGCGGAGCGGCTGCTGCGGCGGCGCTCCATGGCGTCGCGCAGACCCTCGTAGGAGTCGAGCACCTCCGCCCCGACGGCGTCCATGACGTGCTCGGAGTAGCCCTCGACCACCGACATGGCCGCCTGCACCCCTGACAGGATGCCGCGCTGCTCGCGCGTCTGCACGAGCGCGACCAGCCCGCCCTCGCGGAAGCGCTCCACCAGTCCCGCGATGGACGGCATGGACGGCAGGGCCCCCGCCGCCCCGCGCTCGATGCGCACGTCGACGGTCTCGAGATAGCGCCGCAGCAGCCCGCCGAGGTGCTCGCGCAGCCACGGCACGCCCGAGAACTGGAAGACGTGCGCGACCTCGTGCATGGCGATCCAGGCGAGGAAGGCGTCGCGGTCCACGTCCATCTCGGTGACAGCGCGTTCGAGGTTCGGGGCTACGAACAGCAGCCGCGCCGGCGCCTCGGGCTGGAGCAGTGAGAGCTCGAACTGGCCGAGCACCCGCTGTGAGAGGTAGCCCACGACCAGCCCCGCCTCCGCTGCGAGCGTGGCGCTGGTGACCGTGCGCAGCGCCCCGGCAAGCGGGCCGGCAGCCCCGAGCCGGCCGTCGAGTCGCTCGGCGACGGGGTCGAGGTAGCCCGCGAGCGTGTCGAGGTTCGCCTCGGCCCACGTGGCGCGGTCCACCGCCTCCGGCGTGGGCGCCGGGCCCGACAGCGTGAGACCCGTGTAGGCGCCCACGTGGCGCTCGGCGTCGGCCGACAGGACGGCGAGCTGCGGGCCGAGCTCGGACGCGGAGTCGCTGCCCGCCGCGAAGCGGGCAACCTGGCGGGCGATCGTCCAGTCGACCATCCGGCCCGAGGTTAGGCGCTCAGGACCCCGGGCGTCCGGGAGCCTCGTCCGGCATCGCCTCGAGCAGGCCGTCGAGGATCTCGCCGTTGGCGGCGGCCAGCACCCGCGAGCGCATGTCGAGGTCGAGGCTCACGTTGGCGGGCGCGCCGCCGGCGTCGGGGAAGACCACCGAGCCGCCGAGCTCGCGCACGAGCAGCTGCCCGGCGGCGGCGTCCACCGAGCGGCAGTCATACAGGCTGAGCATCGCGTCGAAGCGGGCGCCGGCGACGAACGCCAGCGAGAGGGCGATCGAGCCGATGGCGCGCAGGCGCCGTGCGCCGGTGGCCGCGAGCTGCTCGGCGCACGCGGCCACCACGCGCGGGTTGGCGGACTCGAGGCCGACGATCTCGAACGGGCGCTCGCCGCCCAGCGCCGCGAGCCGAACGCCGCCGGCGAAGGCTCCCTCGCCACGACGCGCCCACCACTCCTCGTCGCGGCCGAGGTCGTAGACGTAGGCCAGCTCGACGTCGCCCATCGCGGGGCCGGAGGCCACGGCGATGGAGACGCTGTAGAGGGGCAGGCGGCGCTTGGCGTTGAGCGAGCCGTCGATGGGGTCGATGACCACGTGCACGGGGCCACCGCCGTGCAGCTCGACGTGGCCGCGCTCCTCCGACACCGCGCAGACGCCCACGCCGAGCGCCTCGACCTCCGCGAAGATCGCGTCCTCGGCCGCGCGGTCGATCACGAGCGCGAGGTCGCCGCCCTCGCCGCGCCCCGTGGTCTGGGCGCGGTCCACCGTCTCGGGGTGCTCGGCGAGCATCTCGCGCACGCCGGCGATGGCCCGGCGGCACGCGCCCAGCCAATCCGCGCTAAGTGCGGCGTCCGTGTGGCTTGGGGCGCTCAACCGGTCCTATCCTACGGAGGGATGCACGATCCGCTTGACGGCCTGTCTGAAGCCCAGCGCCAGGCGGTCACCCACCCCGCCGCGCCGCTGCTCGTCACGGGCGGGGCGGGCACGGGCAAGACGCAGGTGCTGCTGCGGCGCGCCGCCTGGCTCGTGGGCGAGGGCGCGCCCGCCGAAAGCGTGCTCCTGCTCACCCGCGGCGCTGCAGCCGCGGGTGCCCTGCGGGAGCGGCTCGAGGCGCTGGTCGACGAGCCGTACGAGGAACTGCGGGTGGACACCTTCCACCACCTCTGCGCGCGCTTGCTTCGCGAGGAGGCGCTGGAGGCCGGACTCGACCCGTTCTTCTCCCCCGTGAGCCCGGCGGACCGCCTCGCGCTGCTGCGCGAACGCATCGACGACCTGCCGCTGCGCCACCACGAGATCCGCGGCAATCCGGCGCCGCTGCTCGGCGGCTTCGTGTCGCGCATCGACCGGCTGAAGGATGAGATGGTGTCCGCCGCCGACTGCCGCCGCCACGCCGAGACGCTTCTGCACGAAGCCGGCTCGGACGCCGACCGCGCCCACGCAGACCGCGAGCTCGAGTTCGCGCGCGTGTACTTCGAGCACGACCGGATGCTTGCCGCCCGCGGGGTGCTCGGCTTCGGCGATCTCGTGCTGCACGCCTTCCGCCTGCTGCATGAGAAGCCGCACGTGCGCCGCCGCGCGGCCGATCGCTTTCGCCACGTGCTCGTGGACGACCTGCAGGACCTCAGCTTCGCCCAGGGCGTGCTGCTGCGGGTGCTGTGCGAGCAGCACCGCGCGGTCACCGCCGCCGGCGACGAGCACCAGGCGGTCGAGCGGCTGCGCGGCGCCGGGTCGAAGAACCTCGCCGACTTCACGCGCGAATACGAGGACGTCGCCGTCGTGGCGCTCGAGCGCAGCCGGCGCTGCGCCACGCGCATCCTCACGCCCGCGCGCGCGGTGGCGCGGGCGCAGGAGCCCCTGCGCGGCGAGCCCGGCGGCAAGGTGCGCTTCTGGCGCTGCCGCTCCGCGCGCGCTCAGGCGCAGGCCGTGGCGGCCGAGTGCGAGCGGCTGATCACCGGAGGTGTGCCGCCGGGGGAGATAGGCGTGCTGGTGCGCTCGGTGCGTGCCGAGGGGCAGGTGGTGGCCTCCGCGCTGGAGGAGCGCGCCGTCCCGTTCCGCCTGACCGGCGCGGCCGCGTACTTCCAGCGTGCCGAGGTGCGCGACGTGCTCGCGTGGATGCGGCTGCTCGCCGATCCCTCCGACTCCGGGGCGGTGGTGCGCGCGCTCACCCGCCCACCGGTGGAGCTGCGCTCGGTGGACATCGCGCGTCTCACGCAGCTCACGCGCCGGCGCAAGCTCGACATGGTCTCCGGCGTGGCCGTGGCGTGCGAGGGGCCGCAGCTCTCGCCCGAGGGGCGCGAGCGCGCGCAGTCGTTCCTCAAGCTCTACCGCGCGGCCTCGCGCGCCTTCGAGACCATGCGCCCGGACGCGTTCATGCACCGCCTGATCGAGCGGATCGGACTGCGACGCCGGCAGGTGTTCGCCGCCCAGGCGGACACCGTGGAGCGGCTCGTGAACATCGCGAAGCTCTCGGACCTCGCCGGAATGTTCATGCAGCGCGAGCCCCAGGGCACGCCGCGGGAGCTGGCCCGCTACCTCGCCGCGGTGGCGGAGGCGGGGCTGCCCGAGGAGGAGGCGGTGCCCACCGGCCTTCCCGGCGCCGTGCGGGTGCTGGCCATGCGGGGGGCCCCGGGGACCGAGTTCGAGCACGTGTTCGTGCTTGGCCTGACAGCCGGGCGCATGCCGGGCCAGCCCGCGCCCGCGGGCGACGGCCTGCCGGACGCCGTGGCGCGCGAGACGCTGCCGCCCGGCGGGCGCGAGGCGCACGAGCGGTCCATGCGCAACCTGCTCCACGTGGCGATGACGCGCGCCCGGAAGGGGCTCGTGCTCGCATGGCCCGAGGAGCCCGAGGCACGGCCGTCCCCGTTCTACGAGGAGGCGCGCGCGTCCGCGGGCGCCGGCGACGAGATCTTCGAGGAGGAGCTGTTCGGCCCGGCCGAGGGCCTGCACTCGACGTTCCGGATGATGCGCGACGAACTGCTCGACACCGTCTCGCGCGTCGGCGGGAGGCTGTCGGAGATGCGCCTGGACACCTACCTCGACGTGTCGCAGGCCGCCGCTCGCTACTTCGAGCTGCTGAAGGTGGCTGCGCTCATCGAGCGCTCGAAGCAGGGGCAGTCGGTGGCGGAGGCGCTGCCCGAGGTCAACGACATCCTCATGCAGGTGGCCACGCCCGAGCAGCGCGACGCGCTCGAGACCTCGGCGCTCGACGGCTGGCTGCGCGACGCGGAGAAGCGCGAGCGCCGGCGCGGGTTCGACACGCCCGAGACCGCGCTCGAGTCCTTCATCCCCAGGCGCGGCGACGGGCTGATGCTGTCGGCCTCCGACATCGAGACCTATCGGATCTGCCCGCTCAAGTACAAGTTCGCGCGCGTCTTCCGCATTCCCCAGGAGCCCACGATCAACCAGCGCTTCGGAATCGTCATGCACCAGGTGCTCGAGCGCTACCACCAGTCGGGACGGGGCTCGCTGGAGGAGCTCATGAGCCTGTTCGAGGTGTGCTGGAGGCGCAACGGCTTCGGCGGCGGCAGCGACGACGTCCAGTTCCGCGAGAAGGCCGTGGCGGCACTCAACCGCTACCACCAGCTCGACCGCGATTCGGCGGGCGAGCCGGTGTGGTTCGAGCGCAGCTTCTCCTTCAAGCTCGGCCCGCACCTGCTGCGCGGGCGGGTGGACCGGGTGGACCGGCTGCCCGACGGCAGCTACGAGCTCATCGACTACAAGACCGGCAAGGCGAAGACCGAGGGCGAGCTGCAGCGCGACGTGCAGCTCTCGCTCTACCAGATGGGCGCGCGGGACTCCTGGCAGCTCGAGACCTCGGCGCAGAGCTACTACTACGTGCTCGAGAACGAGAAGGTGCCGGTGGCCCACTCCGAGGAGGAGCTCACGCGGGTGCGCTCCACCGTGGCGGAGGTGGGCGAGGGCATCATGGCCCAGGAGTTCGAGCCCAAGCCCTCGCCCGAGATCTGCTCGTTCTGCGACTACCGGATCATCTGCCCGGCGGCCGAGAAGTAGCGCCGCCAGACGGGTGGATCAGCCCTGCGGACCCTCGCCGCGCTGGCGCAGGAAGCGCTGGAACTCGCGCGCGATGGAGTCGGCCGACGGGATCCGTTCCTCGGCCGCGGCCGCCTCTTCCTCCTCGCTCTCGTCCAGCGTCTGCTCGAGCCGCTCGACGAAGGCCTTGACGTCGGGATCGCTGGCCACGGCGGCGTTGACCTGGCGGTCGTAGTCGGTGGCGGCCTCCTCCAGGTCCGTCGCGTCCACTGCCACGCCGGCGACGCCCTCGAAGTGGCGGATGAGCGCCAGTGCCGCCCGCGGGTTGGGCGTGGCGGCCACGTAGTGGGGGACCGACGCCCACAGGCTCGCGCTGGGGAACTCGCTCCCGGCGCACGCGGAATGGAGGATGCCGACGATGCCCGTGGGGCCCTCGTAGCTGGAGCGCTCGAGGCCGAGGCGCTCGACGAGCCCATCCTCGGTGGCGAAGCCGGTGATGGTGGTCGGCCGGCTGTGTGGGAGGTCGGAGAGGAGCGCCCCGAGCGTCACGATCATGCTGGCCTCCACCTGCTGGGCCACGTCCACGACCGCCTCGGTGAATGCGCGCCAGCGGGTGGAGGGCTCCATGCCCTGGAGCAGGACGAGGTCGCAGTCCGCGCCCGGCACCTCGGCTCCGAAGAACGTGTTGGCCGGCCACTCGATGCGGCGTTCGCGGCCCTCGGCGAGGGTGATCGTCGGCCGGATGGCCGTGAAGTCGAAGAACTCCTCGGGGTCGATGGAGGCGAACTCCTCGGCGCCGAAGCTCTCGATGAGGAAGCCCAGTGCGGCGGTGGCGGACTCGCCGGCATCGTTCCAGCCCTTGAACGCGGCGACGACCACCGGACGGCGAAGGGTCGGGCGGTCGCTCCAGATGACCGGGTCCATCGGAATGACGGTAGCGGAGGGGTGAACCCCCGACGACGACGGCGTCCGGTGCGAGACGCAAGATGGAGGCGTGGCCCCCGCCGCCCTCGACCAGCCGCAAATCGCCGATCTCCGCCCCGGGATGGCCATCGAGGGCGTGTACGCATGCACGCGCAAGGACCGCCTCACCACGAAGGCGGGCGCGCCCTACCTGGCGCTGGAGCTGCGCGACCGCTCGGGGGCGCTCGCGGGCCGGGCGTTCCGCGACGCGGACTTCCTCGCGGGTCAGTTCGAGCGCGGGGAGCTGGTGTGGGTGTCCGGCCGGGTGGAGCGCTTCCGGGACGAGCTGCAGGCCGAGCTCTCCGCCATCCGGCGGTCCGAGGACGAAGCGGTGGCGCCCGAGGCCTTCCTGCCGGTGGCCTACCGCGACCTCGACGAGCTCGACGGCTTCCTGGAGCATCTCGCCCGCGAGGAGGTGTACGACCGCGACTACCGCCGGCTGCTCGAGGCCTTCCTGCTCGACGAGGCGTTCCGGGCCGAGTTCCGGCGCGCGCCCTGCACGCGGCACGGCCATCACGCCTACCTCGGCGGTCTGATCGAGCACACGGTGGCGGTGGGCACTCTCGCCACGGAGCTGCGCACGCTGCACCCCCGCCTGAACTCGGACCTCGTCATCTGCGCCGCGCTCCTGCACGACATCGGCAAGACGAGGGCTTTCGCGCTCGGCGCGGAGATTGCGCTGAGCGAGGAGGGCAGGCTGCTTGGCCACGTCGCGCTCGGCAACGCCATGGTGGCGGAGCGCGCGGCGCGGGTCGGTGATCTGCCGCGGGAGAAGATGCTCGCCCTCGCCCACTGCATCCTCACCCACCACGGGGCGGACGCCGTGCCGGGGCGGCGCTTCGCATCGGCCGAGGCGCTGGCGGTCTACCGGCTCAATGCTCTCGATGCCGGCGTCAAGGGCGCGCTCGAGGCCGGGGTCACGCGCGTGGCCTCTTCTCCCCCACGCCCTTGAAGAACGTGTAGGAGAAGACGCCGTCCGCCTCGGTCGTCCGGTGGAGGTCCTGGACGCCTGCGTCGAAGTCAGCCGGCTCGATGAGACCCGCCTCGATCGCGGACTCGCGGATGCCCTCGATCATCGCGGTGAACGTCTTCCTCGTGAAGCCATCGACCAGGTCGGGGCGGCTCGCGTCCACATACACCATCCGGGGGGAGACATGGACCGCGTCGAAGCCCGCCTCGACCATCAGCGGGTAGACCTGCCGGCCGATCAACGAGTCGCCCCCGGCCTCCCGCTGCAGCTCGACCTGGCACTGGATCGCCGCGTGGGCCGCGGCGCTGTCGGGATGGAAGTAGGCCGACCCGTGATCGCCCTCGATGACGGTGATGCTGCCGCCGGGCCTGAGCAGCGTCTCGAGGAGCGCCAAGGCCTCGACGGGCCGCGCGAGGTGCTCAAGGACGAAGCAGACGAAGACATGGTCGAAGGACTCGGCGTCGAAGGGCAGAGCGAAGATGTCGGCCTGCCGGAGCTCCACGTTGGTGAGTCCGGCCTCCTCGGCCCTCCGCGTGGCTTCGGCGATCGAGTCCGGGGAGACGTCAACCGACGTGAAGCGGGCATCCGGGCTGCGCTGGGCCAGGGTGATCGTCTGGGCGCCGATCCCGCACCCGGCCTCCAGCACCGTGCTCCCGCCGGGGTATGCGGTGTCGCGGTGGAGCAGGTCGACCAGCGTTCCGGCCTGATCCTGCAGGCGCTCGTTCTCCCGCGGCTGATAGCCGTGAACGTAGCCTCGGCTCATGGGGCGAACGTTAGCCCGGCCGGGCAAGGGCGCAGCTAGGACTCCGTGCCGTCGATGACCCACGTCCCGTCCTCGCGGACGAGGTTGAACGTGGTCTCGACGTTGGAGAAGTCGTCGCTGATGACGGCGCTTGCTGTGTCCCCGTCGACCCTGAAGCCCGACGTGATGATGTCGTCCTCGCCGTACTGGGGCTTGGTGTGGGACTGCTCGAAGAGCTCGCAGCGCTCCTCGCGGGTGTCGCCCACGAAGGACTGCTCCTCGAGGAACTTGTCCGACATCAGATCGCAGGGGCCCTCGAGCAGCCAGGTGACGAGGGTCTCGCGGATGGCCTCCTCATCGTCCTCCGAAGCGGGGCCGCCGGCGGTCTCGCCCGTGTCGGTGGGCTCCGCCTCGGTGGGCGTGCTCTGAGTGGTGGCAGGCTGCGACTCCGTGGTGGGCGTCGTGGCGTCCGCGGCCGGCTCCTTGTCCTCGTCATCACCCCCGCAACCGGTGACGAAGAGGGCGAGGGCGGCGGTGACGATGGCGAGGTGGCGCATGAGCGGGCCACAGTAACCGGGGCGCCGCGCACGACTTGTTACCTGATGCTTACCGGATGGTCGCCGAGCGGGGCCGCGATCCGCGATCTCCGCCCAAGCGTCCACTTCCCCGGCTCCTCGCCACCCGGCGCCGACTAATCTCGCCCGCGGAGCGGCAGGGGTCTGGTGGCCCATCCGGTCTTCAAAACCGGCAGGGCGGAGCAGCCCTCCGCTTGGATGGTTCGATTCCATCGCCGCTCCGTGGGCGCCGGCGTGAGAGCGTCGGCGCCGCTCAGCAGCGACGGGGCAGCCAGCCGGCGATCCGGGCGAGCTACGCCGCCGCGTAGCGCTTGGCGCTGCGGGCCCGCGCCTTGGCCGCCTCGACCTCGCGGTCCTTGGGCGGCGCCGAGGTCACGAACTCGTCGAGCAGGCGCGTGGAGGCCTCGGTGACGGCGTCCACGGCGCGCTCGAACGCCTCTTCGTTGGCGCGCGACGGCTTTGTGGAGCCGCTGATCTTGCGGACGTACTGGAGGGCCGCGTTGCGGATCTCGTCATCGCTGGCGGACGGCTCGAAGTTGTGGAGGGTGCGGATATTGCGACACATGCAGAAGAGGCTACCCGGCGACGCGCACGTGCAGGTGGTTGTCATGGCCGGCCGCCTCCCGCACCACGCTGCGCGGCCCGCGAAGCCCGGTGGACGGGCCCACGAGGATCTCCGACGCGCCCGCGCGGACCAGCGCGTCCACGAGGTCCTGGGCGAGGCGGCGGTCCATGTCGGCGACGAGCAGCGCCGGGCGTTCGCGCCCGTCGCGGCGCGGGTGGTAGAGGTCGGCGTCGAGGCCGTTCTGGTGGCTCGCGTGCCCCACGATGCCGTAGCGGGGGCCGAAGTCGCCGCCGCGCGGGCGGCTGAGGTCGCCGATCCCCACGCGGGGTGCGCCGGGATGCTCGTGCGCGTAGCCCGCGAGAGCGCGCAGCAGGACGCGGACGAGCCGGTCGCTGCCGTGGCGGCGCCAGGCGCGGTTGGGTGAGCGGCTGTGGATCGGGTCCCAGGTGAAGTAGTCGCTGCCCTCCGCGGGTAGGCGGATGCCCCGGAGGAGGCGGCCGTCCTCGGGAGTCCCGAGGGCGCGGGAGCGGCGCCAGCGGATGCCGGGCGCGGCGGGCGGCGGCTCGGCCTCGACGGTGACGGGTGCCCCCTCGCCGGGCGGCGGAGCGGCCGGGACCCGCGCCGCGGGGGCCGGGGCCTCCCGCGTGTCAGGGAATGCCGAGGCGGCGAAGGCGGCGCCCGCGACGAGCGCAGCACACGCGAGGACCACGATGGGGAGGCGGCGGACCATGAGCCGGCGCGCGAGGATAGGCGCGCCGGCTCAAGCCCGGATAAAGGAGCCGAGACTCAGGCAGCCGGCGTCCGATGCGGTCCGCCGGCGAGCCTGCCGAGGAGCACGGCTACGCCGACGTGCGGACGACCACTGGCCGCGGCAGCCGCGCCCGCGCTGAGCCAAGGCCAAGGCCGAGGCCGGGGCCTCAGCGCACGCGCACGGCGCGCGTGAGCACGTGCCGGCGCTCGCCGGCGACCGCCTCGACCTCGACCTCGTAGCGGCCGCGGGCGAGGCCGTGCACGGGGATTGCGCGGGCACGGCGGGAGGAGGAGACGCGCCGGCGCGCGCTGCCCACCCGGCGGCCGGCCCGGGTGACGCGCACGGTGACGGTGGAACGGCGGCGCGTGCGGACCGAGACGCTCATGGATCCGCGGCGGCGGGCGTCGCGCACCGCAAGCGAGCGGAACAGCCGGCCTGAGGAGCGGCGCGTGTAGCCGCGACCGAGGTCGCGGACGGCGAGCGGCTCGCGGCGGAGCTCGGACTCGCAGAAGGGCGGGTCCACCCACTCCTTGCGGGAGAACATGCGCGTCTGGTCCGAGTACCAGGGCGACTCGGGGTTCGAGGACTGCGAGTAGGTGAGGATCGTGCGGGCGTCGGGGCAGCCCCCGTCGACCTCGACCGCCTGCACGTAGCTCGAGCCGTGCGGCACGTTGTCGTAGCCGTTCTCGGGGTCCCAGCTGACGTTGATCGCGTTGAACACGCCCACCGTGCCGGGGCCGCCGTGGATGGGGATGCGCTCGTCGCCGCGCTGCTCGTACTGGAAGTCGCGCAGCGGCGCGTCGAGCGGGATGCCGGCGCCGCGCAGGTCGGCCACCGCGTCGCGCAGCGCCTGGCGCACGAGCGGGCTCGACGTGTTGAGGCCGCTCGGCGTGTTCACCGGGTCACCGGCCGAGAAGGCGTCGCGCCAGGGCGAGATCAGCGGGCCGCCGACCGGCAGCGGGGATGACAGCGCGCGGCTGGCGAAGCGCCGGAACAGCAGCGCGCCGCGCGAGTCGAGGTCGTCGCGCAGGTCCCACGCGGCGAGCACGTCGCAGGCCTCGCCGAGCGAGCCGTCCCCGCGGCAGACGCCCACCAGCTCGTCGCGCCACTGCTCGCCCAGGTACTGGCGGTTGTTGAAGACGGCGTCCTGCAGCTGCTGCCGGGTGAAGCCGCGGCCTTCCAGCCCGTCCGAGCCGTCCAGGCGCTGCTGCACGATGCGCAGGCCGAGGCGCGTGCGCGGGGCGCGTGCGGTGCGCTCGTCGCCGATGACCAGGTCGTAGCCCTCCAGCGGCTGCTCCGGGTTGGTGAGCCAGTACGAGTCGTTCATGTTCGACACGTAGTCGTCGCGCAGCAGAGCCGGCATCCGGCCGGGGCCGAGGATGCCCGGCGCGGCCGCGTCGGGGTCGCTGCCCCAGGCGCAGTCGCCGCGGGAGCCGTCGAGGATCTGCACCCGCAGCAGCGGGTTGGTGGCGATGCCGAGCGGGGCGCTGCAGCGCGCCACGTGCTCGTCGGTGGCGTGCGGCACCGCTCCGATGTCGGCGTAGTAGGCCTTGCCCGCGGAGTCGGCCGCGATCGTGTTGACCCATGGGATGCCCTGGTACTCGCGGAGGATGCCGTCGAGCTCCGACACGCTGTGCGCCTGGTTGGTGAGGAAGAAGTGGTTGAGGTAGCGGAAGTTGTTCGCGTTGACGTCGCCGAGCGAGTAGCCGCTGGCGGGCGTCCAGGGGAAGATCGGCAGCCCGAGGATGGCCGTGATCATCGGGCCGTACTCGGTGGCGTAGAGCGTGCGCGTGCGCTCCTCCAGGCCGCCGTCCTCGCGCTTGGCCATCACCGAGACGCGCGTGGCGCTCATCTCGCGCGGCTCGCCGTCGACGAGGTAGGTGGTGGCCGAGCCGGGCGCGAGCTTGACCTCGAACGGCGTGAAGCGGCGGGCCGTGGAGACCGTGTGGCTCCACGCGAGGTCGCGGTTGTAGCCGATGAGCACGAGCGGGACCCCGAAGAGGGCCCCGCCGGAGACGTCGACCTTGCCGGGGATGGTGAGGTGCGCCTGATAGAAGCGCTCGGCCCCGTCCCAGGGGAAGTGCGGGTTGCCCAGCAGCAGGCCCTTGCCGCTCTGGGTGCCGGCCGACCCCAGGCCCACGGCATTGGAGCCGATGCCGCCCAGCAGCTCGTCGAAGGCCCCGGGCGCGAGGTTGCCGAGCTCGGTGCGCTGGCGGCGCTGCGCGGCGGCCGCGGCGCCGGGGTCGAGCAGCGGAGCCGCGGAGCCGATGCCGTCGATGGCCACGCCGCTCGAGGCGAGCAGGGCGAGCTGGTAGAAGCGCCGGTACACGTCGATCTCCGTGATCGGGCGCACCCACTCCTCGCCTCGGCAGCGGGGGTCGGTGATGTTCTCGACACCCGTGTCGGCCAGCCACGCGTTGTAGCCGGCCACGTAGCCGCGCACGGCCTCGCGGATCTCGTCCAGCGGCCCGTCCGGCGGCGGCTGCGCCAGCAGCCGCTCCACGGTGCCCTCCTCGATGATCCGCTTGTAGAAGAAGTCGGAGTTGAGGTTGTTCGGGTTGGTGCCGTTGCCACGGAAGGCGTACGACCCGTCGGGCCCGAAGAAGCGCGAGCGCTCGGCGTTGACCGTCACGTAGGAGTCGGCGATCACGCAGACGTTGTCCTGCGCGAACGCGTAGGCGTAGCCGTATCCGAGGTCGTCCCAGTCCGCCGCCACGATGTGCGGGATGCCGTGCTCGCCGCGCTTGATCGTCACGTCGTAGCGCTCGGCCGCGAGCGCGCCCGACGGCAGCACGAGGAGCGCAAGGAGAGCCAGCGCGAGCCGCATCGTCGAACGAGCGTAGCCGAGGGGGTGGCGTTCCGGCGCCGGTCCCCGCTAGGCTCGCGCCCCATGGACGTGGCACGGCTGCGGGGCATCAAGCTGTTCGAGGACTTCTCCGACGAGGAGGTCCACGAGATCTCCCCCTTCGCGGAGGAGGTGGAGGTTCCGGAGGGCAAGGTGCTCGTGCGCGAGGGCGACTACTCGTACGAGTTCATGGGCATCGAGGAGGGCACGGTCGAGGTCACGCGCGACGGCGAGCACGTGGCCGACCTCGGCACGGGCGACTTCTTCGGCGAGATCGGCCTGCTCGAGCGGAGCTTCCGGACGGCCACCGTCACCGCGAAGACACCCGTGCGCCTCATCACGCTCACCGGCTGGGACATGCGCCGGGCGGAGAAGGCGATGCCGGAGGCGATCGAGCGCCTGCGCGGCATCATCGAGGAGCGGCGCCCCGGCGCCGCCTAGGTTGCGCGCCGGCATCCAGCCCGAGGGGGCGTTCGAGCGCCTGGGGCTGCGCGCGGGACTCGTGCCGGAGCCGCTGTTCGAGACCTACGTGGCCATGATGGCTGCGCGCACGGTGATGGCAGGGCGCGTCCGTCACGAGGTGGGTGACGTCTTCGAGGCCGATCTGGGCGAGGGCTGGGACCTCGTGACCGCCAACTCGATCGTCCACCACCTCGAACCCGAACGCGCGGTGGCGCTTCTCGCGCGCGCCCGCGAAGCGCTGCGGCCGGGCGGCAGCGCGTCCGTGCTCCAGCTGGAGCGAGCGGCAGGCAACCAGCTGGGCGCGCTCACCGGGATGCTCTTCTTCATCATCAGCCGGGCACGCACCTACACCGCCGGCGAGCTGCGCGGATTCTTCGAGGCGGCCGGCTACGAGCGCGTGCGAGCGCGGCGCCACCGTCTGCTGCCGGGCAACGTGCTCGTCACGGGGCGGGCGCCGCGTCGCTGACCCCGCGAGCGTGCCGCACGAGCCGCCAGGCGAAGTAGAGCTGGACGGCGGCGAAGCCCAGCTCGAGCGCGCGTTCGGACACCGCGTTC of the Thermoleophilaceae bacterium genome contains:
- a CDS encoding ATP-dependent DNA helicase, whose protein sequence is MHDPLDGLSEAQRQAVTHPAAPLLVTGGAGTGKTQVLLRRAAWLVGEGAPAESVLLLTRGAAAAGALRERLEALVDEPYEELRVDTFHHLCARLLREEALEAGLDPFFSPVSPADRLALLRERIDDLPLRHHEIRGNPAPLLGGFVSRIDRLKDEMVSAADCRRHAETLLHEAGSDADRAHADRELEFARVYFEHDRMLAARGVLGFGDLVLHAFRLLHEKPHVRRRAADRFRHVLVDDLQDLSFAQGVLLRVLCEQHRAVTAAGDEHQAVERLRGAGSKNLADFTREYEDVAVVALERSRRCATRILTPARAVARAQEPLRGEPGGKVRFWRCRSARAQAQAVAAECERLITGGVPPGEIGVLVRSVRAEGQVVASALEERAVPFRLTGAAAYFQRAEVRDVLAWMRLLADPSDSGAVVRALTRPPVELRSVDIARLTQLTRRRKLDMVSGVAVACEGPQLSPEGRERAQSFLKLYRAASRAFETMRPDAFMHRLIERIGLRRRQVFAAQADTVERLVNIAKLSDLAGMFMQREPQGTPRELARYLAAVAEAGLPEEEAVPTGLPGAVRVLAMRGAPGTEFEHVFVLGLTAGRMPGQPAPAGDGLPDAVARETLPPGGREAHERSMRNLLHVAMTRARKGLVLAWPEEPEARPSPFYEEARASAGAGDEIFEEELFGPAEGLHSTFRMMRDELLDTVSRVGGRLSEMRLDTYLDVSQAAARYFELLKVAALIERSKQGQSVAEALPEVNDILMQVATPEQRDALETSALDGWLRDAEKRERRRGFDTPETALESFIPRRGDGLMLSASDIETYRICPLKYKFARVFRIPQEPTINQRFGIVMHQVLERYHQSGRGSLEELMSLFEVCWRRNGFGGGSDDVQFREKAVAALNRYHQLDRDSAGEPVWFERSFSFKLGPHLLRGRVDRVDRLPDGSYELIDYKTGKAKTEGELQRDVQLSLYQMGARDSWQLETSAQSYYYVLENEKVPVAHSEEELTRVRSTVAEVGEGIMAQEFEPKPSPEICSFCDYRIICPAAEK
- a CDS encoding PAC2 family protein, yielding MDPVIWSDRPTLRRPVVVAAFKGWNDAGESATAALGFLIESFGAEEFASIDPEEFFDFTAIRPTITLAEGRERRIEWPANTFFGAEVPGADCDLVLLQGMEPSTRWRAFTEAVVDVAQQVEASMIVTLGALLSDLPHSRPTTITGFATEDGLVERLGLERSSYEGPTGIVGILHSACAGSEFPSASLWASVPHYVAATPNPRAALALIRHFEGVAGVAVDATDLEEAATDYDRQVNAAVASDPDVKAFVERLEQTLDESEEEEAAAAEERIPSADSIAREFQRFLRQRGEGPQG
- a CDS encoding zinc-dependent metalloprotease, whose amino-acid sequence is MVDWTIARQVARFAAGSDSASELGPQLAVLSADAERHVGAYTGLTLSGPAPTPEAVDRATWAEANLDTLAGYLDPVAERLDGRLGAAGPLAGALRTVTSATLAAEAGLVVGYLSQRVLGQFELSLLQPEAPARLLFVAPNLERAVTEMDVDRDAFLAWIAMHEVAHVFQFSGVPWLREHLGGLLRRYLETVDVRIERGAAGALPSMPSIAGLVERFREGGLVALVQTREQRGILSGVQAAMSVVEGYSEHVMDAVGAEVLDSYEGLRDAMERRRSSRSAPERVLWRLLGLDMKMRQYELGRRFCDEVVEAGGLDLLNRVWESPELLPGPRELSQPRTWCERAAAAPAAA
- a CDS encoding inositol monophosphatase family protein, with translation MSAPSHTDAALSADWLGACRRAIAGVREMLAEHPETVDRAQTTGRGEGGDLALVIDRAAEDAIFAEVEALGVGVCAVSEERGHVELHGGGPVHVVIDPIDGSLNAKRRLPLYSVSIAVASGPAMGDVELAYVYDLGRDEEWWARRGEGAFAGGVRLAALGGERPFEIVGLESANPRVVAACAEQLAATGARRLRAIGSIALSLAFVAGARFDAMLSLYDCRSVDAAAGQLLVRELGGSVVFPDAGGAPANVSLDLDMRSRVLAAANGEILDGLLEAMPDEAPGRPGS